From Streptomyces zhihengii, the proteins below share one genomic window:
- the pnuC gene encoding nicotinamide riboside transporter PnuC: MSLADMLQPLQQPLFTLLDTPVSWVEVLGFGSGALCVWLVARQHIANWPIGIANNLFFILLFTQAGLYADAGLQIVFIALAAYGWWTWTHGGGPGAGTLPVRRTTRTEWLWLLAAGAVGTAGLTLLLDRATDSTVPFWDALTTALSLMATYGQCRKRLESWWLWIAADVVYIPLYAHKDLYLTSLLYVGFLTLCLVGLRNWHRDLAAGRPAAPVEAVA, translated from the coding sequence GTGAGCCTCGCAGACATGCTCCAGCCCTTGCAGCAACCGCTGTTCACCCTGCTCGACACGCCCGTGAGCTGGGTCGAGGTCCTCGGCTTCGGCAGCGGCGCGCTCTGCGTCTGGCTCGTCGCCCGCCAGCACATCGCCAACTGGCCGATCGGCATCGCCAACAACCTCTTCTTCATCCTGCTGTTCACCCAGGCCGGGCTCTACGCCGACGCCGGCCTCCAGATCGTCTTCATCGCCCTCGCCGCGTACGGCTGGTGGACCTGGACCCACGGGGGTGGACCAGGCGCCGGCACGCTGCCCGTGCGCCGCACCACGCGCACCGAGTGGCTGTGGCTGCTCGCGGCGGGGGCGGTGGGGACCGCCGGCCTCACCCTCCTGCTGGACCGGGCCACCGACTCCACGGTCCCCTTCTGGGACGCCCTGACCACCGCGCTCTCCCTGATGGCGACGTACGGCCAGTGCCGCAAGCGCCTGGAGTCCTGGTGGCTGTGGATCGCCGCCGACGTGGTCTACATCCCGCTCTACGCCCACAAGGACCTGTACCTGACCTCGCTGCTCTACGTCGGCTTCCTGACGCTCTGCCTCGTCGGGCTGCGCAACTGGCACCGCGACCTCGCCGCGGGCAGGCCGGCGGCCCCGGTGGAGGCGGTCGCGTGA
- the scpB gene encoding SMC-Scp complex subunit ScpB → MSELKPALEAVLMVVDEPATEEHLAKVLEVPRRAVADALRELADEYTVQGRGFELRLVAGGWRFYSRPAHAAAVERFVLDGQHARLTQAALETLAVVAYRQPVSRSRVSAVRGVNCDGVMRTLLQRGLVGEAGTEPETGAILYRTTNYFLERMGLRGLDELPELAPFLPEADAIEAETQEGLPSFDPDAPEAPGREDADDKTDI, encoded by the coding sequence GTGAGCGAGCTCAAGCCCGCCCTGGAGGCGGTCCTCATGGTCGTCGACGAGCCCGCCACCGAGGAGCACCTCGCCAAGGTGCTGGAGGTCCCGCGCCGGGCGGTCGCCGACGCGCTGCGGGAGCTCGCGGACGAGTACACCGTCCAGGGCCGCGGATTCGAGCTGCGGCTCGTCGCGGGCGGCTGGCGGTTCTACAGCCGTCCCGCGCACGCCGCGGCCGTGGAGCGCTTCGTCCTCGACGGGCAGCACGCCCGGCTCACGCAGGCCGCCCTGGAGACCCTCGCGGTCGTCGCGTACCGCCAGCCCGTCAGCCGGTCGAGGGTGTCGGCGGTGCGCGGAGTGAACTGCGACGGGGTCATGCGCACCCTGCTCCAGAGGGGTCTGGTCGGGGAGGCGGGCACGGAACCCGAAACAGGTGCGATCCTGTACAGGACGACGAACTACTTCCTGGAGCGGATGGGCCTGCGCGGCCTGGACGAACTCCCGGAGCTCGCGCCCTTCCTCCCCGAGGCGGACGCGATCGAGGCGGAGACGCAGGAAGGGCTCCCGTCGTTCGACCCGGACGCACCGGAGGCGCCGGGCCGTGAGGACGCAGACGACAAGACGGACATTTGA
- a CDS encoding NUDIX hydrolase, whose translation MTAYDPGAFPPFAVTVDLAVLTVRGDTLQVLLVERGQEPYRGDWALPGGFLLPDESAETAARRELAEETGLSPSTAAGLHLEQLRTYSDPGRDPRMRVVSVAFTALVPDPPEPRGGGDAARARWTPAATAGPLAFDHDRILADAQERVAAKFEYTCVATAFCPPEFTLGELQRVYETVWGVALDRPNFRRKVLATPGFVEAVPGGPRRTGGRGKPAALHRAGPARFLHPPLLRPEGRHP comes from the coding sequence ATGACCGCGTACGACCCCGGCGCGTTCCCGCCGTTCGCCGTCACCGTCGACCTGGCGGTCCTCACCGTGCGCGGCGACACCCTCCAGGTGCTGCTCGTCGAACGGGGACAGGAGCCCTACCGCGGCGACTGGGCGCTGCCCGGCGGCTTCCTGCTGCCCGACGAGTCGGCCGAGACGGCGGCCCGCCGCGAACTGGCCGAGGAGACCGGGCTGTCGCCGTCGACCGCGGCCGGACTCCACCTGGAACAGCTCCGCACCTACAGCGACCCGGGGCGCGACCCGAGGATGCGGGTGGTGTCCGTGGCGTTCACCGCGCTCGTGCCGGACCCGCCGGAGCCCCGCGGCGGCGGCGACGCGGCCCGCGCCCGCTGGACGCCCGCCGCCACCGCCGGACCGCTCGCCTTCGACCACGACCGGATCCTGGCCGACGCCCAGGAACGCGTCGCCGCCAAGTTCGAGTACACCTGCGTGGCCACCGCCTTCTGCCCGCCCGAGTTCACCCTCGGCGAGCTCCAGCGGGTCTACGAGACCGTCTGGGGCGTCGCGCTGGACCGGCCCAACTTCCGCCGCAAGGTCCTCGCCACCCCCGGTTTCGTCGAGGCCGTCCCGGGCGGACCGCGCCGCACCGGCGGCCGGGGGAAACCGGCCGCGCTCCACCGGGCGGGCCCCGCCCGCTTCCTGCACCCGCCCCTGCTGCGACCGGAAGGACGTCACCCATGA
- a CDS encoding AAA family ATPase, producing the protein MSRHGHGLVLGKFYPPHAGHHHLVRTAAERCERLTVLVCASSVESVPLADRVAWMREVHPGVRVVGAVDDTPVDLHDPAVWDAHMAVFTTAVPEPVDAVYTSEGYGDELARRFGAVHVSVDPGRTAFPVSGTAVRGDLAGRWDHLAAPVRAALTRRVVVLGAESTGTTTLALALAEHYRGRGGVWARTRYVAEYGREFSEDKLAALRARRPGADWADVSFASEEFPVIAREQAAREEAAARDGSPLLVCDTDAFATTVWHERYLAGPYPAAPEPRRQHLWILTDHHGVAFEDDGLRDGEHLRPWMTGRFREELARTGRPAVEVTGPHERRLAAAVEAVDALLADGLRFADPLPERR; encoded by the coding sequence GTGAGCCGCCACGGACACGGCCTGGTGCTGGGCAAGTTCTATCCGCCGCACGCCGGCCACCACCACCTCGTCCGCACCGCCGCCGAGCGCTGCGAGCGGCTCACCGTGCTGGTGTGCGCCTCCTCCGTGGAGAGCGTCCCCCTGGCGGACCGGGTGGCCTGGATGCGCGAGGTCCACCCCGGGGTGCGGGTGGTCGGCGCCGTCGACGACACCCCCGTCGACCTCCACGACCCCGCCGTGTGGGACGCCCACATGGCCGTCTTCACCACCGCCGTCCCCGAACCGGTGGACGCCGTCTACACCTCCGAGGGCTACGGCGACGAACTCGCCCGCCGCTTCGGGGCCGTGCACGTGTCCGTCGACCCGGGCCGCACGGCGTTCCCCGTCTCCGGCACCGCCGTGCGCGGGGACCTCGCCGGCCGCTGGGACCACCTCGCCGCCCCCGTGCGGGCCGCGCTCACCCGGCGGGTCGTCGTCCTCGGCGCCGAGTCCACCGGCACCACGACCCTCGCCCTGGCCCTCGCGGAGCACTACCGCGGGCGCGGCGGCGTCTGGGCGCGCACCCGGTACGTCGCCGAGTACGGCAGGGAGTTCAGCGAGGACAAGCTGGCGGCCCTGCGGGCCCGGCGCCCGGGGGCCGACTGGGCCGACGTGTCCTTCGCCTCCGAGGAGTTCCCCGTCATCGCCCGGGAGCAGGCCGCCCGCGAGGAGGCCGCCGCCCGGGACGGGTCGCCGCTCCTCGTCTGCGACACCGACGCCTTCGCGACCACGGTCTGGCACGAGCGCTACCTGGCGGGCCCCTACCCCGCGGCGCCCGAACCGCGGCGCCAGCACCTGTGGATCCTGACCGACCACCACGGGGTCGCCTTCGAGGACGACGGGCTGCGCGACGGCGAGCATCTGCGGCCCTGGATGACCGGCCGCTTCCGCGAGGAGCTGGCCCGCACCGGCCGTCCGGCCGTCGAGGTGACCGGACCGCACGAGCGGCGGCTCGCCGCCGCGGTCGAGGCGGTCGACGCCCTGCTGGCCGACGGCCTCCGGTTCGCCGACCCGCTCCCGGAGCGCCGCTGA
- a CDS encoding pseudouridine synthase: protein MRSSSGRNSSGNNGGSRGGNSGGRGSSGGGQRGGQGGGGGGQRGGSGGGRGNYRGAGNGRDDRQGQGQGGRPRNPRPEERRYDVGMPSDGPDGPRKGRGGAARGGAKGGPRQSPQRGGGRTAPARSREYDARAEQRNRERYENRPEIKTPKTFGEEEGERLQKVLARAGMGSRRACEELIEAGRVEVNGSIVIEQGVRVDPEKDEIKVDGLTVATQSYLFFALNKPAGVVSTMEDPDGRQCLGDYVTNRETRLFHVGRLDTETEGIILLTNHGELAHRLTHPKYGVKKTYLAAIQGPLPREVGKRLKDGIQLEDGYARADHFRVVEQTGKNYLVEVVLHEGRKHIVRRMLAEAGFPVDKLVRTAFGPISLGDQKSGWLRRLTNTEVGMLMKEVGL from the coding sequence ATGCGAAGCAGCAGCGGCAGGAACAGCAGCGGAAACAACGGCGGGAGCCGTGGTGGCAACAGCGGCGGCCGCGGCAGCAGCGGTGGCGGCCAGCGCGGCGGCCAGGGTGGCGGTGGCGGCGGCCAGCGCGGCGGCAGCGGCGGCGGGCGCGGCAACTACCGGGGCGCGGGCAACGGCCGCGACGACCGGCAGGGCCAGGGCCAGGGCGGCCGGCCCCGCAACCCCCGCCCCGAGGAGCGCCGCTACGACGTCGGGATGCCCTCCGACGGCCCCGACGGCCCCAGGAAGGGCCGCGGCGGCGCGGCCCGCGGCGGCGCCAAGGGCGGCCCCCGCCAGTCGCCGCAGCGCGGCGGCGGACGCACCGCGCCCGCCCGCTCGCGCGAGTACGACGCCCGCGCCGAGCAGCGCAACCGGGAGCGGTACGAGAACAGACCGGAGATCAAGACCCCCAAGACGTTCGGCGAGGAGGAGGGCGAGCGGCTGCAGAAGGTGCTGGCCCGGGCCGGCATGGGCTCGCGCCGCGCGTGCGAGGAGCTGATCGAGGCGGGCCGCGTCGAGGTCAACGGTTCGATCGTGATCGAGCAGGGTGTCCGGGTGGACCCGGAGAAGGACGAGATCAAGGTCGACGGGCTGACCGTCGCGACCCAGTCCTACCTGTTCTTCGCGCTGAACAAGCCCGCCGGTGTCGTCTCCACCATGGAGGACCCGGACGGGCGCCAGTGCCTCGGCGACTACGTCACCAACCGCGAGACCCGGCTCTTCCACGTCGGGCGGCTGGACACCGAGACCGAGGGCATCATCCTGCTCACCAACCACGGTGAACTGGCCCACCGCCTCACCCACCCCAAGTACGGCGTGAAGAAGACGTACCTGGCCGCCATCCAGGGCCCCCTGCCGCGCGAGGTGGGCAAGCGCCTCAAGGACGGCATCCAGCTGGAGGACGGCTACGCGCGCGCCGACCACTTCCGGGTCGTCGAGCAGACCGGCAAGAACTACCTGGTCGAGGTGGTCCTCCACGAGGGCCGCAAGCACATCGTGCGCCGGATGCTCGCCGAGGCGGGCTTCCCCGTCGACAAGCTGGTGCGCACCGCGTTCGGCCCGATCTCGCTCGGGGACCAGAAGTCCGGCTGGCTGCGCCGGCTGACCAACACCGAGGTCGGCATGCTGATGAAGGAGGTCGGTCTCTAG
- a CDS encoding prephenate dehydrogenase has protein sequence MRTALVIGTGLIGTSAALALAGRGVTVHLVDHDAAQARTAAALGAGTDAPPEGRVDLAVVAVPPAHVAATLAEVIKADAARGYLDVASVKGGPRRELEATGTDLSAYIGSHPMSGKERSGPLAASADLFEGRPWVLTPTRDTDTEVLNLALELVALCRAVPVVMDADAHDRAVALVSHTPQLVSSMVAARLREADETAVRLCGQGIRDVTRIAASDPRMWVDILSANPGPVADVLAGVASDLEETVRSLRSLQADDAAERSAGAAGIEDVLRRGNAGRARVPGKHGAAPASYETVAVLISDQPGELARIFADAGRVGVNIEDVRIEHATGQQAGVVQLMVEPSAAPVLSASLRERGWALRQ, from the coding sequence GTGAGAACCGCGCTCGTCATCGGAACCGGACTGATCGGCACCTCCGCCGCGCTCGCCCTCGCGGGCCGCGGGGTCACCGTGCATCTCGTCGACCACGACGCGGCCCAGGCGCGTACCGCGGCGGCGCTCGGCGCGGGCACCGACGCGCCGCCCGAGGGCCGGGTGGACCTCGCCGTGGTCGCCGTGCCGCCCGCCCATGTCGCCGCCACCCTCGCCGAGGTGATCAAGGCGGACGCCGCGCGCGGCTACCTGGACGTCGCCAGCGTCAAGGGCGGACCGCGCCGCGAGCTGGAGGCGACGGGCACCGACCTGTCCGCCTACATCGGCAGCCACCCCATGTCGGGCAAGGAGCGCTCCGGGCCGCTCGCCGCCAGCGCCGACCTCTTCGAGGGCCGCCCCTGGGTGCTCACCCCCACCCGGGACACCGACACGGAGGTGCTGAACCTCGCCCTGGAACTGGTCGCGCTGTGCCGGGCCGTCCCCGTGGTGATGGACGCGGACGCCCACGACCGGGCCGTCGCCCTCGTCTCGCACACCCCGCAGCTCGTCTCCTCGATGGTCGCCGCCCGGCTGCGGGAGGCCGACGAGACCGCCGTCCGGCTCTGCGGCCAGGGCATCCGCGACGTCACCCGGATCGCCGCCTCCGACCCCCGGATGTGGGTGGACATCCTGTCCGCCAACCCCGGCCCGGTCGCCGACGTGCTGGCGGGCGTCGCGTCCGACCTGGAGGAGACCGTCCGCTCCCTGCGCTCCCTCCAGGCCGACGACGCCGCCGAGCGCTCGGCGGGCGCCGCCGGCATCGAGGACGTGCTGCGCCGCGGCAACGCCGGCCGGGCCCGGGTCCCCGGCAAGCACGGCGCGGCCCCCGCCTCCTACGAGACCGTCGCCGTGCTCATCAGCGACCAGCCGGGCGAGCTCGCCCGGATCTTCGCGGACGCGGGCCGGGTCGGCGTGAACATCGAGGACGTGCGCATCGAGCACGCGACGGGACAGCAGGCCGGCGTGGTGCAGCTCATGGTCGAGCCGTCCGCCGCCCCCGTCCTGAGCGCCTCGCTGCGGGAGCGGGGCTGGGCGCTGCGGCAGTAG
- a CDS encoding ADP-ribosylglycohydrolase family protein: MTSATPHPTPATPTAAAAKRAATGSLIGLALGDALGFPTEFNDVPSILAKCGPWRSMELPEPAIVTDDTQMTLALGRGLRTALSGGTLAPLRMVRPVREEFTDWYHSPDNNRAPGRTCLVACRKLDDPDLPWQEASQIGSKGCGANMRVAPVGLVPGLSVRHRAGAAQLQSALTHGHPTALAASDLTAHAVRLLADGAEPTGLVGRLRSYALDMRRTYHEEWLGDLWRHSTADASPEAFIARGWDECLDVLERLAAAVRSPEPEIDPCLVTGDGWIAEEALATGLLCFLMFPGEPLTALRRAACTRGDSDSIACLAGAFAGAHLGADAWPAEWAGRIEYREELLALGAAWDVRAGA, translated from the coding sequence ATGACCTCGGCCACCCCGCACCCGACCCCGGCCACTCCCACCGCCGCCGCCGCGAAGCGGGCGGCGACCGGCTCCCTGATCGGCCTGGCGCTCGGGGACGCGCTCGGTTTCCCGACCGAGTTCAACGACGTGCCGTCGATCCTCGCGAAGTGCGGCCCCTGGCGGTCGATGGAGCTGCCCGAGCCCGCGATCGTCACCGACGACACCCAGATGACCCTCGCCCTCGGCCGGGGCCTGCGCACCGCGCTGTCCGGCGGCACCCTCGCGCCGCTGCGGATGGTCCGCCCCGTCCGCGAGGAGTTCACCGACTGGTACCACTCCCCGGACAACAACCGGGCGCCCGGCCGCACCTGTCTGGTGGCCTGCCGGAAGCTCGACGACCCGGACCTGCCCTGGCAGGAGGCGAGCCAGATCGGCTCCAAGGGCTGCGGCGCCAACATGCGCGTCGCGCCCGTCGGGCTCGTCCCCGGGCTGAGCGTGCGCCACCGTGCCGGGGCCGCCCAGCTGCAGTCCGCGCTCACCCACGGCCACCCCACCGCGCTCGCCGCGAGCGACCTCACGGCACACGCGGTGCGCCTGCTCGCCGACGGCGCGGAGCCCACCGGGCTGGTCGGCCGGCTGCGCTCGTACGCGCTGGACATGCGCCGCACGTACCACGAGGAGTGGCTGGGGGACCTCTGGCGGCACTCGACCGCCGACGCGAGCCCCGAGGCGTTCATCGCCCGCGGCTGGGACGAGTGCCTCGACGTGCTGGAGCGCCTCGCCGCGGCCGTGCGCTCGCCCGAGCCGGAGATCGACCCGTGCCTGGTCACCGGGGACGGCTGGATCGCCGAGGAGGCCCTGGCGACGGGCCTGCTGTGCTTCCTGATGTTCCCCGGCGAGCCCCTGACGGCGCTGCGCCGGGCGGCCTGCACCCGGGGCGACTCCGACTCGATCGCCTGCCTCGCCGGCGCCTTCGCGGGCGCCCACCTCGGGGCGGACGCCTGGCCCGCGGAGTGGGCCGGCCGGATCGAGTACCGGGAGGAGCTGCTGGCCCTGGGGGCCGCCTGGGACGTCCGAGCCGGAGCTTGA
- a CDS encoding Rieske (2Fe-2S) protein has translation MNTCRRSVLAAGAAGAVTLATGCGGDGGGPSAPETGGTPEASDSASASRGTSAPGGEELARTADVPVGGGTILKGPKVVVTQPEAGQFKAFSAICTHQHCLVGSVTDGLIVCPCHGSRFRVADGSVERGPATKPLPPERITVSGGAVLLT, from the coding sequence ATGAACACGTGCCGACGGTCGGTCCTGGCGGCGGGCGCAGCGGGGGCGGTCACCCTGGCGACGGGGTGCGGCGGCGACGGCGGCGGCCCGTCCGCCCCGGAGACGGGCGGGACCCCGGAGGCGTCCGACAGCGCCTCCGCCTCCCGCGGGACCTCCGCCCCCGGCGGCGAGGAGCTGGCGAGGACGGCGGACGTCCCGGTGGGCGGCGGCACGATCCTCAAGGGGCCGAAGGTCGTGGTGACCCAGCCGGAGGCCGGGCAGTTCAAGGCGTTCTCGGCGATCTGCACCCATCAGCACTGCCTGGTCGGGTCGGTCACCGACGGGCTGATCGTCTGCCCCTGCCACGGCAGCAGGTTCCGCGTCGCCGACGGCTCGGTCGAGCGCGGCCCGGCGACGAAGCCGCTGCCGCCGGAGCGGATCACCGTGTCCGGGGGCGCCGTCCTGCTGACCTGA
- a CDS encoding DUF952 domain-containing protein yields the protein MIFHVVPEDRWAAGAPAPYAPASLAEEGFVHCSADEPAALAVADARYREVPGRLLVLTVDPSRLSAEVRWEDAGGTSYPHVHGAVEREAVVAVSTVVRDGSGRATGLAPGP from the coding sequence ATGATCTTCCATGTCGTGCCCGAGGACCGGTGGGCCGCCGGCGCCCCCGCCCCCTACGCCCCCGCGTCCCTCGCCGAGGAGGGCTTCGTCCACTGCTCGGCCGACGAGCCGGCCGCGCTCGCCGTCGCGGACGCCCGCTACCGCGAGGTGCCGGGGCGGCTGCTGGTGCTGACGGTCGACCCGTCCCGGCTGTCGGCCGAGGTCCGCTGGGAGGACGCCGGCGGCACCTCGTATCCGCACGTCCACGGCGCCGTCGAGCGCGAGGCCGTGGTGGCGGTGTCCACCGTGGTGCGCGACGGGAGCGGCCGGGCCACGGGCCTCGCGCCGGGGCCCTGA
- a CDS encoding GDSL-type esterase/lipase family protein has product MDTTTAPDRDDWITTPLTAALLRGALELERTGHGLLPHRLPARARAQCTDPQLAMVESQPSGVRLVFRTRATAVELDTLPTKRNYTGAPPRPDGVYELLVDGRPAGRGSVTGGNTLTIDMETWASDYRPGEPGTVRFDGLPGRAKTVEIWLPHNETTELVALRTDAPVEAVAERGRVWLHHGSSISHGSEAAGPTSIWPALAASLGGVGLVNLGLGGSALLDPFTARAMRDTPADLISVKIGINLVNLDLMRLRAFGPAVHGFLDTIRDGHPATPLLVVSPILCPIHEDTPGPGAPDLEALSTGRVRFVATGDPAERAAGKLTLGVIREELARIVRERAADDPHLHHLDGRELYGPADHERLPLPDNLHPDAATHRLIGERFATAVFGEGGAFAEGGTSSPSAD; this is encoded by the coding sequence ATGGACACCACCACCGCACCCGACCGCGACGACTGGATCACCACCCCCCTCACCGCCGCCCTGCTGCGCGGCGCGCTCGAACTGGAGCGCACCGGGCACGGCCTGCTGCCCCACCGGCTGCCCGCGCGCGCCCGCGCCCAGTGCACCGACCCGCAGCTCGCCATGGTCGAGTCGCAGCCCTCCGGCGTCCGCCTGGTCTTCCGCACCCGCGCCACGGCCGTCGAGCTGGACACGCTGCCCACCAAGCGGAACTACACCGGCGCCCCGCCGAGGCCCGACGGGGTCTACGAACTCCTCGTCGACGGCCGTCCCGCCGGGCGGGGCAGCGTGACGGGCGGCAACACGCTCACCATCGACATGGAGACCTGGGCGAGCGACTACCGCCCCGGCGAGCCCGGGACGGTCCGCTTCGACGGTCTGCCGGGCCGTGCGAAGACCGTGGAGATCTGGCTGCCGCACAACGAGACCACCGAGCTCGTCGCCCTGCGCACCGACGCGCCCGTGGAGGCCGTGGCCGAGCGGGGGCGGGTGTGGCTCCACCACGGCAGCTCCATCAGCCACGGCTCCGAGGCGGCCGGACCGACCTCCATCTGGCCGGCGCTCGCGGCCTCGCTCGGCGGCGTCGGGCTGGTCAACCTGGGCCTCGGCGGCAGCGCCCTGCTGGACCCGTTCACCGCGCGCGCCATGCGGGACACCCCGGCGGACCTGATCAGCGTCAAGATCGGGATCAACCTGGTGAACCTCGACCTCATGCGGCTGCGGGCCTTCGGGCCGGCCGTGCACGGCTTCCTCGACACCATCCGCGACGGGCACCCGGCCACCCCGCTGCTCGTCGTCTCGCCGATCCTCTGCCCCATCCACGAGGACACCCCCGGTCCCGGCGCCCCCGACCTGGAGGCCCTGTCCACCGGCCGGGTCCGCTTCGTCGCCACGGGGGACCCCGCCGAGCGGGCGGCGGGCAAGCTGACCCTCGGCGTGATCCGCGAGGAACTGGCCCGCATCGTCCGGGAGCGGGCCGCCGACGACCCGCATCTGCACCACCTCGACGGGCGCGAGCTGTACGGGCCGGCCGACCACGAGAGGCTGCCGCTGCCCGACAACCTCCATCCCGACGCGGCCACCCACCGCCTGATCGGCGAACGCTTCGCGACGGCGGTGTTCGGGGAGGGGGGCGCGTTCGCCGAAGGGGGGACGTCCAGCCCGTCCGCCGACTGA
- a CDS encoding segregation and condensation protein A has protein sequence MTTPAPEAAPAPEASTPVPAAREAPAPETEAGPVPEAEAPPLPEAVATPAPPASVGVGVPEAAPEPGVHDSVTTPAPEAAPAPEATTPVPAAREAPAPETEAGLVSEAEAPPVPEAVATPVPEAAPAPGEGRFTVRLANFEGPFDLLLQLIAKHKMDVTEVALSKVTDEFMAHIRSMGADWDLDQTTEFLVVAATLLDLKAARLLPAAEVEDEADLALLEARDLLFARLLQYRAYKRIAEIFEGRLDDEARRFPRTVGLEPHHADLLPDVVISIGAEGFARLAVKAMQPKPRPQVYVDHIHAPLVSVREQAEVVVALLRERGTASFRELTEGVDDTLTVVARFLALLELYREKVLVLEQPEALGELTVTWAAGDGAAGVTVTDEFDQVVEEKE, from the coding sequence GTGACCACGCCCGCGCCGGAGGCGGCCCCCGCCCCGGAGGCGTCCACCCCCGTGCCCGCGGCCCGGGAAGCGCCTGCCCCGGAGACGGAGGCGGGCCCGGTGCCGGAGGCCGAGGCGCCTCCCCTGCCCGAAGCCGTCGCCACGCCCGCGCCGCCCGCGTCTGTGGGCGTCGGCGTGCCGGAAGCAGCTCCTGAGCCCGGCGTCCACGATTCCGTGACCACGCCCGCGCCGGAGGCGGCCCCCGCCCCGGAGGCGACCACCCCCGTGCCCGCGGCCCGGGAAGCGCCTGCCCCGGAGACGGAGGCGGGCCTAGTGTCGGAGGCCGAGGCGCCTCCCGTGCCCGAAGCCGTCGCCACGCCCGTGCCGGAGGCGGCCCCCGCGCCCGGGGAGGGGCGGTTCACGGTGCGGTTGGCGAACTTCGAGGGGCCGTTCGATCTGCTGCTGCAGCTCATCGCCAAGCACAAGATGGACGTCACCGAGGTCGCCCTCTCCAAGGTCACCGACGAGTTCATGGCGCACATCCGGTCCATGGGCGCCGACTGGGACCTCGACCAGACGACCGAGTTCCTCGTCGTCGCCGCCACGCTGCTCGATCTCAAGGCCGCGCGGCTGCTCCCGGCCGCCGAGGTGGAGGACGAGGCCGACCTCGCGCTGCTCGAGGCGCGGGACCTGCTGTTCGCCCGGCTGCTCCAGTACCGCGCCTACAAGCGGATCGCGGAGATCTTCGAGGGGCGGCTCGACGACGAGGCGCGGCGCTTCCCGCGGACCGTCGGGCTCGAACCGCACCACGCGGACCTGCTCCCCGACGTCGTGATCAGCATCGGCGCGGAGGGCTTCGCCCGGCTCGCGGTGAAGGCGATGCAGCCGAAGCCCCGGCCCCAGGTGTACGTCGACCACATCCACGCCCCGCTGGTCAGTGTCCGGGAGCAGGCCGAGGTGGTCGTCGCGCTGCTCAGGGAGCGCGGCACCGCCAGCTTCCGGGAGCTGACCGAGGGCGTGGACGACACCCTGACCGTCGTCGCGCGCTTCCTGGCCCTGCTGGAGCTGTACCGGGAGAAGGTCCTCGTGCTGGAGCAGCCCGAGGCGCTCGGGGAGCTCACCGTCACCTGGGCCGCCGGGGACGGGGCCGCCGGCGTGACGGTCACCGACGAGTTCGACCAGGTCGTGGAGGAGAAGGAGTGA
- a CDS encoding TetR/AcrR family transcriptional regulator: MARAGLTPDRLARAGAELADEAGLDAVTVSALARRFGVRAASLYAHVRGTDDLMTRIALLALEELADRAADAVAGRSGKDALAAFADAYRDYAREHPGRWAATRFPLDPETAAASAGPRHARMTRAILRGYDVPEEESVHAVRLLGSVFNGWAGLENAGAFDHSEPGPQASWERAVDALDVLLRHWPAPGR, encoded by the coding sequence ATGGCACGCGCCGGGCTGACACCCGACCGGCTCGCCCGAGCCGGAGCCGAGCTCGCCGACGAGGCGGGCCTCGACGCGGTGACCGTCTCCGCGCTCGCCCGCCGGTTCGGCGTCCGGGCCGCCAGCCTCTACGCCCATGTGCGCGGCACCGACGACCTGATGACCCGGATCGCCCTGCTCGCCCTGGAGGAACTGGCCGACCGGGCCGCCGACGCGGTGGCCGGCAGATCCGGCAAGGACGCGCTGGCCGCCTTCGCGGACGCCTACCGCGACTACGCCCGCGAGCACCCCGGCCGCTGGGCCGCGACCCGCTTCCCGCTCGACCCGGAGACGGCCGCCGCGAGCGCGGGCCCGCGCCACGCCCGGATGACGCGGGCGATCCTGCGCGGCTACGACGTGCCGGAGGAGGAGAGCGTGCACGCCGTCCGGCTGCTCGGCAGCGTCTTCAACGGCTGGGCCGGCCTGGAGAACGCCGGCGCCTTCGACCACAGCGAGCCCGGTCCGCAGGCGAGCTGGGAGCGGGCCGTCGACGCCTTGGACGTCCTCCTGCGGCACTGGCCGGCCCCCGGCCGCTGA